The genomic segment aaaaaattcttaacttTCTTCGAAAATGTTGTTTGGAAAATAAGTTTGTTTTCACATTTAGATACATGCATTTATTAAGCCCCTACATGTATAGTAAATGTAATATTGAGACAATCTACTCCAGTTTTATCAATTTGTGTAAACATTGTCAATACCAAAATTGATAAAAGCTTATCAAAATGATCATTATCATTGACCAAGGCCTTCCCACAGGGTTTTTGATATTGTTCATAATGGGTAACGtgataattatttatgtaaaattaataaCAGTTAATCATGTAAAGTGACACAGTAGCTTTGTGGGTAATTCTCTCGTTGCCAGCACAAAACTAAGACTTTCATATGTATCACAATCATTATATTTTCTTCAGTCTTTAGAAAGGTAAACCCTCTTATATGTCAGTTGCAGGCTTATCGTTTACTTTGTCAGCATCACGCATAAAATTAGGAACTACAGGAACATTGACAATGACATGTGATGTTACAGAAGTAGATGCATCTGTGATATACAACATTCAAATACGACGAGAAACTGACCCAGGGTCTAACTACACATGGGAAACCATCGCTGAAATTGAAGCAGGTTTAACCGAAATTCCAGTTTTAGATAAAGATATTGTAAATGACAAGGGCTTTGTCCCAGGAGGTGTTTTGAATAAAGATAGACCAATTTACACTTATTTAACATTAGATATGAATACAGAGAAGCTGACATTTAGTGACGCCAGAGACTATAGATGTGAGCTGACCTATAAAAGTAACATTACTGGTAGCGTTGCATCAGTTAAAAGAAATGCAAGCCTTTCGATTCTAGGTAAGTCTGTTTGTCCGACTTAGGATACAAtagtattaaattaaaattactcGATTCATGATCATTTGACATTCGCTGCCAACATGTACAATCCACTGCAACGGAACTGTATGGATCATCGGCTCTAAGAAAAAAGTAATGTTCAAGAAAAAGATGATGTAGAATATTAATGTCTTTGTAAACAACTTTTGCCTTAAACAGTTATGCCGTTTATATTACTAGATATAATGTCAGAACCTTAAACGAATTCCAACATGGAGTTTTATGGATGATTTATAGCTTTAATTACTTATGCAATACAGGTAAAATGTCCTCAAAAGAAGTCAAAACCAAACTCAAAGTCACATTTATGTGATATTTGAGGGTAGCTTCATTTAGATTTTAAtcaaaggtccactactaacaccCGAGCGAGTATTAAATGAAAAcgagagtttgtagctgagactttctatttactgaaaatacgacccactgcatcggatctgactaAGTAgtcataaatatgttcaagaataaccaaaaaataaacaaacaaaaatgccagtttcaaaccgaaagtatgttttccgactgcttacgaacccgtcgcgcatcttcggattttttcggaagaatcctttAAAAGgagactataatttataaatagatgcaacatatattatatgcccaaaacgataacgtgatttttacaaacttagcacagggaattcaaaatgtttgtaactcacgaaatcttcatgaaaatcattcttataatacaggtattttcatacagctatactacaagttttcgggaggacaattaggcccttcccgaataaaagtgttttcacaacttcgtctgcaaactttttcagttaatcacttttcagcatagttttaagaataaaaatgaataattatcgtgcactgtagaaacaaaatgtgattgaaatttacctaaatacactgatttatgtacatatggctacattaattcaataaaattttagacatttaaacacattgtcttggcctaatgtatgtcactgtcaatttgaaactaaaaatttgcacatctcatatttttcatgcaaatcgtgtataattaccagcataggaatacagttattttgtcgcgcgtctttaaacggatattcgtttgaattaattttaagatCACGTGATCCCGAGGAATTTCCGTCCGATTACGGAAAAgtgataaacacgaaagtaggacaaaatgtccacccatgtcagtctaagaaaatacagaaacaatcatttgtttctctgtacatgtgttgatttcaaggaaatattgcacggctatcataatgtctagtagtatatttcaaaatgtgtagtcttgttttaagatttatgtctattcatttgtcgttattttgcacctttaaacaAAGTGAGGCAAACTTATCCAAACTAAGATATATACTAAAAGAAATGttagtaatatttatttattcacatgcatgcattacataataaaacagtttaGGAAgcattttattaataataattgcCATAACTGTTTCTGAATTTCTAGCAAACATTATTGTTATCTAATACCCCATACATCggcattaacatttttgttttacaaatatccTATGATGTTTTCATGTTTCTGACTACTTTTATACCAGTACAGGTATTTTTTGTCACATTAAAAATGGACGGGTTTAAATTCGTAGCTATAGTATTAAATTCCACATAAGGCaagatatagattcaaagcagatatttgataaaTTGTGTGGCAAATATGGAcctcaggccatttcaatgcgcaAACATCGCTGTTGtaaagctgtggtcgaacaggatgcgcgattgtcggtgaaagatatagccagttgCATTTGCATATCAGATGGCAGTGTGCAAACatttggacctgagaaaggtttgcgctagctaggtgggtacctcattttCCCACGGAGGAGCAAAAGAATCAGCGCCTCAAATGTGCCCGGGGAACTTTTAAAAACAGGCAAATCTGTGAAAATCGGGTTATTTCTACTTGCTAACGAGTGACGAAACCTGGGTGCACttgtttgagccacagagaagggctgtTGATAAGCAATGGACGCGAAAAGATCGAAAATTCCTCTGTATTGCCAAGAAAACCATAAGTTCGAAATagatgttgtacgcaattttcttcaattcttgaGGGCCAGTCGCTCAAGTACTTTTTCCACCTGGacatacagtcactggacgattctacaagaactctgtactgaaggAAGTGAAAAAGTTTAACAATAAGAAACGTCAAAACAAAGgatggtcaggagtccatcttCTACGCGACAACACCTCTTCTCACAAGTGCGAGGTTTTTAAGtctttttggcttctgaaaatgTAGAtgttgtaaaccatccgccttattcaccAGACCTTcatttccaaggcttaagaaaataCTTTCTGGAAAGAATATATATGTCTAGAAGTTCTCCTGGCAACGCCATTTATCATcgtctcaaacagataccaaacAAAGACTAAATCTGTTTTGCTATTCGGTTAAAAGgctacaaaaatgtgtttcggtaaagggggtatactttgaaggtttgaattgaaataattttgataaaacgtaacacttaagaaatccgaacccagtgacagaactttttgcaggatccCCATAATAAATGGATATTATGATTTTTGAACATACAcacaaaatgttgtttaatgtcattgtttgtttaaaatgtgttaTTCAGGGGCTGTTAATTAATTATGAGTCGGTAAAAACTCAATATATTAATAGAACTATAAGGTCATTGCCTCTGTTGCGGTAATAAATGcgattttttttttgcgtttaaCTAAGCATTTTGTTGTGCAATATGAAAGTTTGAAGTTGAATATGCTTTATgcattattgtattttttaatatacatgttttcaTCTAGCAATGATTTCTGAAAACAGTGTCAAAATCAATCTAAAATTGTTGCAAAACTTTTCGCTTTGATAATTTCTTCTGTCAATTTCCAGGTGATGATTGCAACGACAAAACACTGTCAGGTTAGTATTTATATTTTGCGTCTGTACGTAATTTTGTCGTTGAAAACAATAATGTCATTAAAGCAATACTGATTAAACAAATGAGacttgagtgtgtgtgtgtgtgtgtgttgttcgttttgtcctgatgtgtaagctttgagtgtgtgtgtgtgtgtgtgtggtgcacgcgtttgcgtgctggggggtttgttttgaggaggctgcgcttttggtgcgtggcattccctgtttgatatttttctttgtttttgtgagAGCCAATTTCATAACTCAATATTGAACATGTTAAAAAGAAACCTAAGTAAGATTTTAAACACAGTAAATATTCCTATAACCTTCACAGTTGTATAATTGCGgaattacaatatatttatttttcatttaaaatgtaattcCGCTGCACTGCCTTATATGCTGCTTTTTGATCCGTTAATTTCTTTCCGGAAGCAAATATTTCCAAATATCTATACAACAATTGTGTTCTTTGAATGTACACGAGTTGTAATATGTTTCCATATGACTTATATCACTGTTCTGGAAAGACGCCACTGAGAGTAAACGTCTATTGTTATCTTGTATTCGTAGGAGAGGAAAAGACAAACTAAAGTTGTTTGAACTTAAGACATTTATTTATTCCCTTCAAACGATGTTCAGAATTCGTCACACCAACGATTTGTTAATCATTGCACATATACAACGttaatttacatacaaaaacagaAGAAAAGAAGCCTCATTTTTGTAAATGCTAAGAtaagaaatttcaaaaacttctaccaaaatctaaactgtttttagtttgtttgtttgttttgggtttaacgccgtttttcaacagtatttcagtcatgtaacggcgggcagttaacctaaccagtattcctggattctgtaccagtacaaacctgttctccgcaagtaactgccaacttccccacatgaatcagaggtggaggactaatgatttcagacacaatgtcgtttatcaaatagtcacggagaacatactccccgcccgaggatcgaactcgcgaccccgaaatccgtagaccaacgctcttacctactgagctaagcgggcgggcgggaAACTGTTTTAATTAAGTGTAAGATTTTGTCACGTTTGATTTTTAACGTATTTTTACGTTTGTTAACTGTATATTTCAGACACAAAGGAAAGCTCAGAATCTGTAAGCAAAACCACATTCGTGATTGTTTGTGCTTGTTTAGGGTTGTCAATTATCGTAACAATAGTGGCAATAGTGTATGCATGTTATTTGACAACGAAGATGAAAAAGCCAAAAGAAGTAAAATCAAATGAGGTTGAGGTTGAGGTATAAGAGCTATTTCTAATTTTGGCCTTTCATATGAGTAAATTTTGTAGGTGGCGTGCAAAAAGTCAACGGATTTACTTTAACCATACAAGATATAAAGTCTCCTGCCGGGTACCTGTGGTGTTACTCTATCACCAAAGCTGGACGATTGTCATTTGACCTAAACATGATCGTAGTAATTGAAAACCAAGAGCAAAACAATcgcaattttaaacatttttcgcGTATAACCTCAAGCCAAGCAATAATGTACAACATGCCTGGATATTTCCCCTACCTATCAAATGATAAA from the Mercenaria mercenaria strain notata unplaced genomic scaffold, MADL_Memer_1 contig_4631, whole genome shotgun sequence genome contains:
- the LOC123561736 gene encoding uncharacterized protein LOC123561736 isoform X1, with amino-acid sequence MVLAFLVVVSCLISGITFVAGLSFTLSASRIKLGTTGTLTMTCDVTEVDASVIYNIQIRRETDPGSNYTWETIAEIEAGLTEIPVLDKDIVNDKGFVPGGVLNKDRPIYTYLTLDMNTEKLTFSDARDYRCELTYKSNITGSVASVKRNASLSILGDDCNDKTLSDTKESSESVSKTTFVIVCACLGLSIIVTIVAIVYACYLTTKMKKPKEVKSNEVEVENIPFPVEEES
- the LOC123561736 gene encoding uncharacterized protein LOC123561736 isoform X3, with the protein product MVLAFLVVVSCLISGITFVAGLSFTLSASRIKLGTTGTLTMTCDVTEVDASVIYNIQIRRETDPGSNYTWETIAEIEAGLTEIPVLDKDIVNDKGFVPGGVLNKDRPIYTYLTLDMNTEKLTFSDARDYRCELTYKSNITGSVASVKRNASLSILGDDCNDKTLSDTKESSESNIPFPVEEES
- the LOC123561736 gene encoding uncharacterized protein LOC123561736 isoform X2; translated protein: MVLAFLVVVSCLISGITFGLSFTLSASRIKLGTTGTLTMTCDVTEVDASVIYNIQIRRETDPGSNYTWETIAEIEAGLTEIPVLDKDIVNDKGFVPGGVLNKDRPIYTYLTLDMNTEKLTFSDARDYRCELTYKSNITGSVASVKRNASLSILGDDCNDKTLSDTKESSESVSKTTFVIVCACLGLSIIVTIVAIVYACYLTTKMKKPKEVKSNEVEVENIPFPVEEES